One part of the Flavobacterium johnsoniae UW101 genome encodes these proteins:
- a CDS encoding autotransporter outer membrane beta-barrel domain-containing protein — MKKIIHILLLLQSGFIMAQTETVVSPNGKKVQVNPYANNGLQANNGYVQLGGPLVQPSVLTTDSNFTLGIAGLTAGAATDDILVLDSNNILRKVSASSLTSGYWSLLGNAGTNSAVNFLGTTDNTPLVFKVNNQYAGKLSSTSTAFGYNALNSVTALQGAGNTAIGVSAMALTTSTGMYNTALGGNTLANNTTGSNNIAIGYQSGNTITTGSNNITIGASTTPVGPSSAAASNEMNIGNTLYGTGVNNSNAGKIGVNTNAPTAEMDVNGYARVRSMNVGDLTDNVVTADANGNLRQRAAIDVSATTLGFAKLGSGVNFTASGSYFYTGTVLTLGPGKWLVTLNMLLSKSSGTLVATGATETWWVRSGFSNSSTVFATSSDIISTNTLISGLLPSSSYYAMLYGTVIINNTSGANKNYYYWGGNVAAVNPAGTMLNFGGSNWSEDYVTFQKIN, encoded by the coding sequence ATGAAAAAAATTATACACATATTGCTATTACTGCAGAGTGGGTTTATTATGGCTCAAACTGAAACAGTTGTTTCACCAAATGGGAAAAAAGTGCAGGTTAATCCTTATGCTAACAATGGATTGCAGGCCAATAATGGTTATGTTCAGTTAGGCGGGCCATTAGTACAGCCTTCTGTTTTAACTACTGACAGTAACTTTACACTGGGAATAGCAGGACTAACAGCAGGTGCTGCTACAGATGATATTTTAGTATTAGATTCAAATAATATCTTAAGAAAAGTCAGCGCTTCTTCATTAACGTCAGGGTATTGGAGTTTATTAGGAAATGCGGGAACAAACTCTGCGGTTAATTTTTTAGGAACTACAGATAACACACCTCTTGTGTTTAAAGTTAATAATCAATATGCAGGTAAACTATCTTCTACATCGACGGCTTTTGGTTACAATGCTTTAAATTCTGTTACTGCATTACAAGGTGCAGGAAATACAGCTATTGGTGTTTCTGCAATGGCTCTTACTACCAGCACTGGTATGTATAATACAGCGCTAGGAGGGAATACTTTAGCAAATAATACTACAGGTAGCAATAATATTGCAATTGGATACCAGAGTGGTAATACTATTACAACAGGCAGTAATAACATTACAATAGGGGCATCAACTACTCCAGTTGGTCCAAGTTCGGCAGCGGCAAGTAATGAGATGAATATTGGTAATACTTTGTACGGTACTGGGGTTAACAACAGTAATGCAGGAAAAATAGGGGTAAACACCAATGCGCCAACCGCAGAAATGGACGTAAACGGTTATGCCAGAGTTCGTTCAATGAATGTGGGAGATCTAACTGATAACGTAGTAACAGCAGATGCAAATGGTAATTTGCGTCAAAGGGCAGCAATAGATGTTTCAGCAACTACATTGGGCTTTGCAAAGTTAGGTTCGGGGGTTAACTTTACTGCTTCTGGATCATATTTTTATACAGGGACTGTGCTTACTCTGGGGCCTGGTAAATGGCTGGTAACTTTAAATATGTTATTATCAAAATCATCAGGAACATTAGTTGCAACAGGTGCAACTGAAACCTGGTGGGTGCGTTCTGGTTTCAGTAACAGCTCTACTGTTTTTGCTACTAGCTCGGATATTATTTCTACTAATACACTTATAAGCGGTTTACTGCCATCTAGCAGCTATTATGCGATGCTTTATGGAACCGTAATTATTAACAATACTTCTGGAGCTAATAAAAACTATTATTATTGGGGCGGAAATGTAGCAGCTGTTAATCCTGCTGGTACAATGTTAAATTTTGGTGGCAGCAACTGGTCTGAAGATTATGTCACATTTCAAAAAATCAATTAA
- a CDS encoding deoxynucleoside kinase, producing the protein MHIAIAGNIGAGKTTLTKLLAKHFKWEPHYEDVVDNPYLDDFYHQMERWSFNLQIYFLNSRFRQVQQIRESGKKIIQDRTIYEDAYIFAPNLYAMGLMTSRDFENYTSLFELMESLVKAPDLLIYLRSTIPNLVGQIHKRGREYENSISIDYLSRLNERYEAWIQTYTKGKLLIIDVDNINFVDNPEDLGDIINRIDAELNGLF; encoded by the coding sequence ATGCACATAGCAATAGCAGGAAATATAGGCGCAGGAAAAACTACATTAACTAAATTATTAGCGAAACATTTTAAATGGGAGCCTCATTATGAAGATGTAGTTGATAATCCGTACTTAGACGATTTTTATCATCAAATGGAACGCTGGTCTTTTAATTTACAGATTTATTTCTTAAACAGTCGTTTTCGTCAGGTGCAGCAAATCCGCGAAAGCGGAAAAAAAATCATTCAGGACAGAACGATTTATGAAGATGCTTATATTTTTGCTCCCAACTTATACGCAATGGGATTAATGACAAGCCGTGATTTTGAAAATTATACGTCTTTATTCGAATTAATGGAATCGTTGGTAAAAGCACCAGATTTATTAATTTATTTAAGAAGCACTATCCCTAATTTAGTTGGACAAATTCACAAACGCGGACGCGAATACGAAAACTCTATTTCTATCGATTATTTAAGCCGTTTAAATGAAAGATACGAAGCCTGGATTCAGACTTATACAAAAGGAAAGTTACTAATTATTGATGTTGACAATATTAATTTTGTTGATAATCCTGAAGATTTGGGAGACATCATTAATAGAATTGATGCTGAATTGAACGGGCTGTTTTAG
- a CDS encoding GLPGLI family protein: protein MKKLTYLLLVLAFSQVQAQKDFQGMAVYESKTQAPKFEGMRAGNRDITPEMQKSMEERMKKMLEKTFILNFDKTASIYKEEEKLDTPGQQGGGMRMMMNSMMGGGGTFYKDVKTKSYTVDKEFMGKEFLVVDSLPKLNWKLEQETKQIGGYNCFKATAVKEASKTDFRNFRPKNNDDKKDEVKKTSGDTKTNFEDNFEIPKEIVVTAWYTPEIPVNQGPENYWGLPGLILEVNDGKTTILCSKIVLNAKDKVEIKPSKKGKVISQKDYDETVIKKMEEFREMNRGRAGGPPPMGR from the coding sequence ATGAAAAAACTAACCTATTTGCTTTTAGTATTGGCTTTCAGTCAGGTTCAGGCACAAAAAGATTTTCAGGGAATGGCGGTTTACGAATCTAAAACTCAGGCTCCTAAATTTGAAGGAATGAGAGCAGGAAATCGTGATATAACGCCGGAAATGCAAAAATCAATGGAAGAGCGAATGAAAAAAATGCTGGAGAAAACTTTTATTTTAAATTTTGACAAAACGGCTTCTATTTATAAAGAAGAAGAAAAATTAGATACTCCCGGACAGCAGGGCGGAGGGATGCGAATGATGATGAACTCTATGATGGGAGGCGGAGGCACTTTTTATAAAGATGTTAAAACCAAATCCTATACAGTTGATAAAGAATTTATGGGTAAAGAATTTCTAGTTGTAGATTCTCTGCCAAAATTAAATTGGAAACTGGAACAGGAAACCAAACAAATAGGCGGGTACAATTGTTTTAAAGCAACAGCTGTAAAAGAAGCCAGTAAAACCGATTTTAGAAATTTCAGACCTAAAAATAATGATGATAAAAAGGATGAGGTAAAAAAGACTTCGGGAGATACAAAAACGAATTTTGAAGACAATTTTGAAATTCCGAAAGAAATTGTTGTTACAGCTTGGTATACGCCGGAGATTCCGGTTAATCAGGGTCCGGAAAACTATTGGGGACTTCCGGGTTTAATTTTGGAAGTTAACGATGGAAAAACAACCATTTTATGTTCTAAAATTGTTTTAAATGCCAAAGATAAAGTCGAAATAAAACCATCTAAAAAAGGAAAAGTAATTTCTCAAAAAGACTATGATGAAACGGTAATTAAAAAAATGGAAGAGTTTAGAGAAATGAACCGCGGACGTGCCGGAGGCCCACCGCCAATGGGAAGATAA